A stretch of the Arvicola amphibius chromosome 8, mArvAmp1.2, whole genome shotgun sequence genome encodes the following:
- the LOC119821229 gene encoding polyadenylate-binding protein 1-like: MNPSDPSYSVASLYVGDLHPDVTEAMLYEKFSPAGPILSIRVYRDRTTRRSLGYASVNFQQLEDAERALDTMNFDVIKGKPVRIMWSQRDPSLRRSGVGNIFVKNLDRSIDSKTLYDTFSAFGNILSCKVVCDENGSKGYGFVHFETQEEAERAIEKMNGMFLNDRKVFVGRFKSRRDRQAELGARAKEFTNVYIKNLGEDMDDERLQGLFGRFGPALSVKVMTDESGKSKGFGFVSFERHEDARKAVDEMNGKELNGKQIYVGRAQKKVERQTELKHKFGQMRQEKHKIEQVPQDRSIRCQGVNLYVKNLDDGIDDERLRKEFSPFGTITSAKVTMEGGRSKGFGFVCFSSPEEATNAVTEMNGRIVATKPLYVALAQRKEERQAHLSSQYMQRMAGTSAVSSPVVNPFQSAQASSGYFMAATPQTQKRGAHCAPNQSSKQEPGPCGSAQGARAHPFQSVSSVIHPSTIQSFNTSGPTSSQAVWSMSTHRAANTSTQLMGPHPAVASAAAAPAARPVPQYKYTAGVRNPPQNLSTQPQVNMQRSAIPVQGKASLTASMLAAASPQAQKQMLGEWLFSLIQAMHPALAGKITGMLLEIDNVELRHMLESPECLHTKVDEAIAVLQAHQAKETSQQAVSSVSGVPTA, from the coding sequence ATGAACCCCAGCGACCCCAGCTACTCCGTGGCTTCCCTCTATGTGGGGGACCTGCACCCCGATGTGACCGAGGCGATGCTCTATGAGAAGTTCAGCCCCGCCGGGCCCATCCTCTCCATCCGGGTCTACAGGGACAGGACCACCCGCCGCTCGCTGGGCTATGCCTCCGTCAACTTCCAGCAGCTGGAGGACGCCGAGCGGGCCCTGGACACCATGAACTTCGATGTGATAAAGGGCAAGCCGGTCCGCATCATGTGGTCTCAGCGGGACCCGTCGCTACGCAGAAGTGGGGTAGGCAACATATTCGTCAAAAACCTGGACAGATCCATCGACAGCAAAACGCTGTATGACACGTTTTCTGCCTTCGGTAACATCCTTTCGTGTAAGGTGGTGTGCGACGAGAACGGCTCCAAGGGTTATGGATTTGTGCACTTCGAGACCCAGGAAGAAGCCGAACGAGCAATTGAGAAGATGAACGGGATGTTTCTAAATGATCGCAAAGTGTTTGTTGGGCGCTTTAAGTCCCGTAGAGACAGGCAGGCTGAACTTGGAGCCAGGGCTAAAGAGTTTACCAATGTTTATATCAAGAACTTGGGAGAAGACATGGATGATGAGAGACTCCAGGGTCTCTTTGGCAGATTTGGTCCTGCTTTAAGTGTTAAAGTCATGACCGACGAAAGTGGAAAATCCAAAGGATTCGGATTCGTAAGCTTTGAAAGACATGAAGATGCCCGGAAGGCTGTGGATGAGATGAACGGAAAAGAGCTCAATGGAAAACAGATTTATGTTGGTCGAGCTCAGAAAAAAGTGGAACGGCAAACTGAACTGAAGCACAAATTTGGGCAGATGAGGCAAGAGAAGCACAAAATCGAACAGGTACCCCAAGACAGAAGCATCAGATGCCAAGGGGTTAACCTTTATGTGAAAAACCTCGACGATGGTATCGATGACGAGCGACTCCGGAAGGAGTTTTCTCCATTCGGTACTATCACTAGCGCGAAGGTTACCATGGAGGGGGGTCGCAGCAAAGGGTTTGGGTTTGTATGTTTCTCCTCTCCGGAAGAAGCCACTAACGCAGTTACAGAAATGAATGGCAGAATTGTGGCCACTAAACCACTCTATGTAGCTTTAGCTCAACGCAAAGAGGAGCGCCAGGCTCACCTCAGTAGCCAGTATATGCAGAGAATGGCAGGTACCAGTGCTGTGTCCAGCCCAGTCGTCAACCCTTTCCAGTCAGCACAGGCTTCTTCAGGCTACTTCATGGCAGCTACACCACAGACTCAGAAACGTGGAGCCCACTGTGCTCCTAACCAATCTTCTAAGCAGGAACCAGGTCCCTGTGGGAGTGCTCAGGGTGCCAGAGCTCATCCGTTCCAAAGTGTGTCTAGTGTCATCCACCCATCTACTATTCAGTCATTTAATACTTCAGGACCAACCTCCTCCCAGGCTGTATGGAGTATGTCAACACATCGTGCTGCCAATACATCCACACAGTTGATGGGACCACATCCTGCCGTTGCTTCTGCTgcagctgctcctgctgcccGCCCAGTTCCTCAGTATAAATATACTGCTGGAGTCCGGAATCCCCCTCAGAATCTTAGTACACAGCCGCAAGTCAACATGCAGCGGTCTGCTATTCCTGTCCAAGGTAAGGCATCGCTGACTGCCTCCATGCTGGCAGCTGCCTCTCCTCAAGCACAGAAACAAATGTTAGGGGAATGGCTGTTTTCTCTTATTCAAGCCATGCACCCTGCTCTGGCTGGTAAAATCACTGGCATGCTGTTGGAGATCGATAATGTAGAACTGCGCCACATGCTTGAGTCTCCAGAGTGTCTCCACACCAAAGTTGATGAAGCCATTGCTGTTCTGCAAGCCCACCAAGCTAAAGAAACTTCCCAGCAAGCAGTCAGCAGTGTCTCTGGTGTTCCAACTGCTTAA